Genomic segment of Caproiciproducens sp. NJN-50:
AAACGGCGGAGACGTACCCGATATTGAATTGCAGTATTACTCCGATGCCGGTACAGACAACTCAAACCGCGTCGAGGTTCAAATGACCGGCGTTATCCCGGATAAAATTTCATTTGGCATTCTGGACGATTCCAGCACCGACGCACAAAAATTGGACTGTACCTATACCGCGAACGATTTTGATGTACTTTAAGGAGGACATATGGATAAAACCCTAGAAAGCTTCTTGCACCCGCACAGAAAACCTAATTTGAAAGTCCGACTGAAAGGATTCGATGAAGAATTTGAATTTCGGCAGCTTTCTGCAAACGAGGGAATCGAAGTTGCAAAGGATTCGGCAAGCAAAGATTTACCCGGTTCTTTGCCGCTTGTTCCGACGATGGCCGCCGCTATGGTAAAACCGAATCTGCGGAGCAAGGAACTGCAAGACGCGCTCTCCGAAAAATGCGGCCACAAAATCATGGAGCCTTATGACGCATTGATCGAACTGATTACCGATTCAGAACTTGCCGAACTGATGAAAGCGTATAGCGATTTCGTCAATGCAAATGCTGACTTCATGGACGGGGTAAAAGAAGCAAAAAACGCATAGAGGGAAGCTGCCGGGGACATGGTGATGGAATGTGGGCTTACGCTCACTTGGTATTCCAGAACCACAGCATTTTACCGGCGACTTTCCTCAATCTTCCTGTTGTTGACCTGACCATGCAACGTGCGTTTATAGTAGCAAGTGACCTTGTGGCGCAAGAACACATGAGAGAGAAATAAAAGCGGTGGGAGTTAACCCGCCGCTTTATTCGTTGTAAGTTAGCGTTATTGTTTTTGCAACCATTGAACCATTGTACACCGGAGCAGAAACAGGAACAACACTGATTATATTTTCAGCAGAAATATTATTTTCCTTAATAAAACTATTCACCATTTTATCAAGGTTTGTGTGAAACATAGTTTGCTTAAATGTTTTTACCTTAACCATATATTCCCATCTCCTTTTATAAAAGGATATCACAAAAAAATCACCATGTAAAGGGGTGATAGCTTGGCAAATACATTAGAATCCATTATGCGGCTTACAGATCAGTACACCGCAACTATGAGCAAAATCATTAATTCCGCGCAGCAAGGCGAAAAAGCGACAGAAAACGCATCTAAAGGCGCAAAAACGCTTGGGGAAGCGTTTCGAAACATCCAACCACAAACTGTAAGCGCGGCAACTGGAATTACAGGCATAACCGGAAAACTTGCAACCATGATTTCTACGGTTTATCTCGCCCGTAAAGCGTTCGGGTTTTTAAAAGAATCTATCCAGACGGCGGCGACACAGCAAATCCAGCAAACTACACTCCAATCACTGATGGGAAACAAGCAGTTAGGTACAGACCTTTATCAGTTTGTTTCAGCATACGCCAGCAAATCAGCTCTTGACCGTGAAAATTTATCTTCTGCAACAACTTCTTTTTTGGCGTACACCAAAAATATTAATCAGCTTCAACAGCTTCTTGACCTGACTCAGCGCCTTTATTTGTTCAACCCGGCGCAGGGAGCCGAGGGCGCAGTATTTGCTTTGAAAGAAGTCTTGTCCGGTCAGACAATGAGCCTTAGAAACCGATTTAACATGACTGGAATTTCAGCCGATACAATTCAGAAAAACTTTCAAAAAGGCGATATTGCTGGGACGATTTCCTATCTTGACAAAGAATTTAATAAATTTGGTGCTACGCAAGGCGTTGTTGATGCGAATTTTAAAAGCCTTTCTGTACAGGCAGAATTATTCAAAACAAACCTAATGTCGGCTATTGGGGACCAATCTAATGGAGCTGTACAAAGCTTATCCGGCACATTCCAGCAACTAAACGCAGATATGGACGCTGGAAAATTTCAACCATTTTTTAACGTTATGGCGCAGGGAACGCAAATGCTTGGACAAGGACTTTCATGGATTGCACAAAACGCCTATATTTTGGTCCCTGCCGTTGGCGGAGTAGTAACTGCACTTGTAGTATTTAATTCCGCTATGATGGTTGCCCGGACGGTTGCACTATTAACCGGAACAACAGTTAGTCTTGTGGCTGGTCAATGGATTACGGCGGCTGCGCTTATTGCAGGAGCAGCGGCAACGATTGGGATAGCTTCTTCACTTTCAAAGCAAAATGACGATTTGAAAAAATCTGCCGCGACGTTATCTGATGTTAAATCTTCCGCAGCAAAGTTCGCCGCCGAACAAAAAAAGCTCGGCGCTTCCACACTTGGAAATTCTACGCAATTTGGATCCATTCCTACCACAATAAATAACAAAGACCCGATCAAAGTATCCGGCACGGTAGAAATCGAAAAAGAAAACCTGAAATATGTCTTTGAGGCATCGGCGGCTAAGTTCTTCGCGACGTTCAACGCGCAGAAAATTGAACCGTCCGTAAACATTGCGAACCAAACGGTAAATAAAACCGCTGACCTAGACGAGGTAGACGGCTATCTAGGGAATCTTCTCGCAGGTCGCGCTTCTGCCTCCGCCGGAGGTAAAATGCTATGACATTTCATTACTATGTGTCCTTCGGAGGGTTCTCCCTTTACGCGGTGGAATCCGTCCAAGACAAAAACGGGCGTGATCTTGAAACATACGACGGGGTAGGGGCGGGGAAGTTTAATGTTCCAAATGCGAAAGACCCGGAAACGTGGTCTATTCAATGCCAACTATATGAGAATGCGACAGAGGCTTCAAAGTATAACCAATGGAGAGCATCAGAAATATTCAATGCATGTAAATCTTTGCTAGGAAACACAACAGACCCTTCCCGCCTTGTCATAACAAACATTCGCAATTCATCCGCTAACCTGTCAGTATTGGCCTGGTTCAAATCCTATGATTCGCAGGAAACCTCTCCGGGGGTTTACACCGTCACATTTGAACTGGAGGAATACAAGCCTGTCGGCGTGAAAACGACGAACATACCGACGGTAGCGCGTCCCGGAAAAGTGCCAACTCCGCCTAAAGTAACTCTTTCATCAAGCAATACGGCATATAAAAATTATAAAAAGACCGGCGTCGGAACAAAAACAGACGCGGAGATTTATAAAAGCAAAGCGGCTATTCAGGAAAAAAAGCACGATTATCTTACCCTAAAAAGCAGTGGGAAGCCGGTAACAAATGCGGCGACAGTAAAGCCTGGAACGATTTACGCGCCAAAGACCGTGAATAATATTTCCCCATACTCCGGCGCAACTGGCAACAGTGTGAGCGCCAAAGCACAGTTGCAGGGCGTAGCCGCCGTTGTGAGTGGCGCAGGTACGGCAATCAAAAACGCTTATTATGATGCTGTCAGTTGGCTTGACAAGAAGCTGAACGGGTGATGCTATGCTGACGATTAACGGCGAAGATGTATCCGAAATTGCATGTAATGTCAAATATGAAACACGCTGGAACGACGGGGCCGGGAAGTTTACGTTTGAATATCCTGCGGCGCTTGGGAAACTTTACCCAAACGGTTCAACAGTCATTTTCTATTTCGGCTCCGTCAATGTGTTTTACGGGTTCCTTTTTTCCACAAAAAAAGACAACAAAAAATATTCCTGTACGGCATACGATCAACTGCGCTATTTTAAAAGCTCAAATTCAATCATCCGGCCTAACGGAACGACGCTGACAAGCTGGGTAAACACGGTAGCCTATGATTGCGGGGACCGGATCAGGCTTGGCACGATAGAAAGCACGGAATATCAGCTTGGAAAGTATCTTTATGACAACAAATCCCACCTGGATATGATCTATATGTCGATTCAAGACAACCTTGTCGGGAATGGATATTGGTACGTCTTCCGTGACAGCTTCGGCGCGCTGGAACTGCGGGATATTTACAATCTTCGGCTGCCTATCATCATCGGGGACGGATCGCTTGCGAAGGATTACGAATACGAAAAGTCGATTGACAGCGACACCTATAATTTCGCGGTTGTGGCAAAAGACGATTCCAGTAAAGGGGTACGGAATACTTACGTTGCAAAGGACGATAGCACCATTAAAAAATGGGGTAAACTGATGATCTATGACAAGGTTTCCGCAGACCTGAACGACGCGCAGCTTGCTTCCCGTGCCAACCGGCTTCTCGGGATCAAAAACCGTGAGACTGAAACGCTGGAAAACGTCGATTGCGCCGGAGATTCAAGGGTAATGGCCGGAAACAGTATCCGCGTGGTTATTTCATCCATTGGCCTTGACGCCTGGGCTGTTGTAGATCACGCGGTACATGAATACAAAAGCACGGAACATACGATGAAACTTGACCTAATGTTTTCATATGCAGGAACGGCGGTGAGCTGATGGACTTATACAACGCGATCAAACAGATTGTTGATGAATATCTGGCTGTCTATCAGCCGGCAGATTTAGTTTATGGAATTTGGGGCGCATCCAGCGTGAAGATTGACGGAAAGCCTATGTCTGTACCTATTGACATGGTGGACGTACCGGAAGGAACAACCGTCACAATTGGGAAACGCGTCACGCTGATGATGAAGCAGGGCGGTCAAAAGTACGCATTGATCGGGGTGTTGGGATGAGTGTTTTAAAAACCTACGGATTAGAAACAGAAGATATCTTCCATCCATCAAAAACGTGGAAAATAGACGGGGACCATATCTATGGCACGGCTGACGGAATCGATGCAGTGTTACAGGCCGTACAACTCATTTTATCCGTAGAGCGATTCGAGTATCCGATTTATTCAACGGACTACGGGATGGAATCGTCAGACCTGATCGGAAAAAGCCGTGAATATGTCAGCGGAGATTTGCAGCGCAGAATATCTGAAACGTTGGCAGAGGACGACCGCATAACCGGAATTTCTAATTTCGATATCACGTTTTCCGGTGAAACCGCAACAGCCACATTTACCGTAAATACCATATTCGGAAATATAGAAAATCAGGAGGTGACGGTGCAAAATGGCTAGTCTTCCGTCTATAGATGATTACGATTACAACACGATTTTATCTGAAATGCTTGCGCTGGTCCCTGACACGGTTGACAAACGGGAAGGAAGTATTATTTATAACACTTTGTCCCCCTGTGCGTTCCTGATGGCGCAGCAGTCCTATATGATTGCCTACCTGATGGCCTTGATGTTTGCTGACACGGCGGAAGAGGAATGGCTGGACCGGGTTGTTACAGATTTTGGCGTTACGCGCGAAGCAGCTACTTACGCCGTTCGGCAGATCAATTTATTTGACAGCTCCGGCGCGGCAATGGATGCGGCAATAGGCAACCGATTTCAAATTAACGATGTTTCATTCGCGCTGACTGAAAAAATCACCACAGGCCAATATAAGGCCACTTGCGAACAGGCCGGTTCTTCCGGCAATCTGTATTCCGGGGCAATTCTTAACGCAGACAACATCAATAATTTTGGGAGCGCCACATTGATAGCGACTCCCTTAATTTCCGCCCGTGATGATGAAACGGACGATGATTTAAGGACAAGATTTTATGAAAAGGTCCGCCAATCCGCTTTTGGCGGCAACATTGCGGATTATGAAGAAAAAGTCCTTGCAATTGATGGAGTGGGTGCCGTTGAAGTATTTCCGGCGCATATCATGGGGACCGCCGGAGCCGTTGGACTCGTCATAGGCGACGAAGACGGCAAAACCGCATCAAGCACATTAGTGAATACCGTTCAGACCGAAATGGGAACGGACGGCGACGGGATCGCCCCAATCGGGCATACGGTTACGGTCGAAACATCAACGGATCTGACGATTGATGTTTCCGCCGAGATACAGATCAAGACCGGATCTAGCTTCGCCACAATCCAGCCTGTGGTTGTTCAGGCGATCACAGATTATATTAACGCTGTCGGGTTTAAAGACCCGACAATTTTTTATGCCAAACTTCAAGCGGCGATCCTAGACAGCCACAGCGATATTGTAGATATCGGCGCGGTTACGATCAATGGAGCAGCACAGAATCTTGCATTGTCAAAAACATTCGCGTCGTATCAGGTTCCGGTGGTCGGCACGATCACGGTCACGGAGGTGTCTGGCTGATGTTTTACGATGAACAGTCAAATTATCTCAACCAGCTCCCGGAACGGCTGCAAGGAATTGTTGAGGTCAACGCGATAGCCGGGTCGGTTGATTTTGAAATCGACAAGCTGTCCGCCGCCGTAAAAAAGGCAGTAAATAATAAGTTCCCGT
This window contains:
- a CDS encoding XkdQ/YqbQ family protein; the encoded protein is MLTINGEDVSEIACNVKYETRWNDGAGKFTFEYPAALGKLYPNGSTVIFYFGSVNVFYGFLFSTKKDNKKYSCTAYDQLRYFKSSNSIIRPNGTTLTSWVNTVAYDCGDRIRLGTIESTEYQLGKYLYDNKSHLDMIYMSIQDNLVGNGYWYVFRDSFGALELRDIYNLRLPIIIGDGSLAKDYEYEKSIDSDTYNFAVVAKDDSSKGVRNTYVAKDDSTIKKWGKLMIYDKVSADLNDAQLASRANRLLGIKNRETETLENVDCAGDSRVMAGNSIRVVISSIGLDAWAVVDHAVHEYKSTEHTMKLDLMFSYAGTAVS
- a CDS encoding DUF2634 domain-containing protein, which gives rise to MSVLKTYGLETEDIFHPSKTWKIDGDHIYGTADGIDAVLQAVQLILSVERFEYPIYSTDYGMESSDLIGKSREYVSGDLQRRISETLAEDDRITGISNFDITFSGETATATFTVNTIFGNIENQEVTVQNG
- a CDS encoding baseplate J/gp47 family protein, whose amino-acid sequence is MLALVPDTVDKREGSIIYNTLSPCAFLMAQQSYMIAYLMALMFADTAEEEWLDRVVTDFGVTREAATYAVRQINLFDSSGAAMDAAIGNRFQINDVSFALTEKITTGQYKATCEQAGSSGNLYSGAILNADNINNFGSATLIATPLISARDDETDDDLRTRFYEKVRQSAFGGNIADYEEKVLAIDGVGAVEVFPAHIMGTAGAVGLVIGDEDGKTASSTLVNTVQTEMGTDGDGIAPIGHTVTVETSTDLTIDVSAEIQIKTGSSFATIQPVVVQAITDYINAVGFKDPTIFYAKLQAAILDSHSDIVDIGAVTINGAAQNLALSKTFASYQVPVVGTITVTEVSG